In the genome of Streptococcus oralis, one region contains:
- a CDS encoding 5-formyltetrahydrofolate cyclo-ligase, producing MKAELRKKILQEMKALSQEQKQAVDRALTDRLLQHPFYQEAKTIATYLSFPHEFQTQELIKQALKEGKKVLIPKTYPKGRMEFVVYNPQQLVKTSFGLLEPKGDLEVVDPSQIDLIHVPGLAFTTEGYRIGYGGGYYDRYLEHFTGHTLSTVYPCQIQEFNLEDHDIPVQEVLIYEGNL from the coding sequence ATGAAAGCAGAACTACGCAAGAAAATTTTGCAAGAAATGAAGGCTCTATCTCAGGAACAAAAACAGGCTGTGGATCGAGCTTTAACGGATCGGCTTTTGCAACATCCTTTTTACCAAGAAGCCAAGACCATCGCAACCTATCTCTCTTTCCCTCATGAATTTCAAACGCAAGAATTGATCAAGCAGGCGCTGAAGGAGGGCAAAAAGGTTCTGATACCCAAAACCTATCCCAAGGGGCGCATGGAGTTTGTGGTCTATAATCCGCAGCAATTGGTAAAAACTTCCTTTGGTTTACTGGAACCGAAAGGAGACTTGGAAGTTGTGGATCCGTCTCAGATTGATTTAATTCATGTTCCGGGCTTGGCTTTTACAACAGAGGGCTATCGGATTGGATATGGTGGAGGTTATTATGACCGCTATCTGGAACATTTTACTGGTCATACTTTGAGTACGGTTTATCCTTGCCAAATTCAGGAGTTTAACTTGGAAGACCATGATATTCCCGTCCAGGAGGTGCTAATCTATGAAGGAAATCTTTGA
- the pbp1b gene encoding penicillin-binding protein PBP1B: MKKRIDELKTKMLHFFQQLTAKWEKKQASKKTDKKVASSDKVRRVGSILAKVLSAFKVTFNTLFILAFIGGLFGAGVAMGYGVALFDKAQVPQTEELVKQVKDIASISEITYSDGSTIASIEGDLLRTSVASGAISDNLKKAIIATEDENFNEHKGVVPKAVIRATLGTFVGLGSSSGGSTLTQQVIKQQVVGDAPTLARKATEIIDALALERVMGKDEILTTYLNIAPFGRNHKGQNIAGAQQAAEGIFGVNASDLTIPQAAFIAGLPQSPISYSPYESDGSMKSDEDMALGIKRAKDVLYNMYRTGALSQEDYDKYKNYDFKQDFLPSGSVNGTARDYLYYATLAEATDRMYDYLVERDHVSAQELKNEFIQKAYHDLATKEIENGGYKITTTINKNVHAAMQNAVATYGYLLDDSTGQPEVGNVLMDNQTGAILGFVGGRNYQENQNNHAIDTKRSPASTTKPILAYGIAIDQGLMGSASILSNYPTNFSNGNPIMYVNSPGTGMMTLGEALNYSWNIPAYWTYRTLREKGVDVKGYMEKMGYEIPEYGIESLPMGGGIDVTVAQHTNGYQTLANNGVYHKKHMIAKIESTTGQVIYEHKSQPVQVYSKATATIMQNLLREVISSRITSSFQTDLASINPSLARADWIGKTGTTNEDENMWLMLSTPRLTLGGWLGHDDNRPLAKGAGHYRNANYMAHLVNAIQQAEPGIWGNERFSLDPSVTKSQVLKSTGEKPGKVTINGKEVTVSGSTVTSYWATKEGAPVTTYRFAIGGSDADYQNAWKSILGSLPTLPTPTLPSSSSSSGTSSSTRSNQSNR, encoded by the coding sequence ATGAAAAAAAGAATTGATGAATTAAAAACTAAAATGCTGCATTTTTTCCAGCAACTAACTGCCAAATGGGAGAAAAAGCAAGCAAGTAAAAAGACTGATAAGAAAGTAGCTTCTTCTGACAAAGTCAGAAGGGTTGGGTCTATTTTGGCTAAGGTTTTGAGTGCTTTTAAAGTGACCTTCAACACTCTCTTTATTCTGGCCTTTATCGGTGGACTGTTTGGTGCTGGGGTGGCTATGGGATATGGAGTGGCTCTATTTGACAAGGCCCAGGTACCTCAAACAGAAGAACTGGTCAAGCAAGTGAAGGATATTGCCTCTATCTCAGAAATCACTTATTCTGACGGCAGTACCATTGCTTCGATTGAGGGCGATTTGTTGCGCACTTCAGTCGCTTCAGGTGCTATTTCGGATAATCTTAAAAAGGCTATCATTGCGACAGAGGACGAGAATTTCAACGAGCACAAGGGAGTTGTGCCTAAGGCCGTTATTCGTGCGACCTTGGGAACCTTTGTCGGTCTAGGGTCGTCCAGTGGTGGTTCGACCTTGACCCAGCAGGTTATCAAGCAGCAAGTGGTAGGGGATGCTCCCACTCTAGCTCGTAAGGCGACAGAAATCATAGATGCTCTAGCTTTAGAACGGGTTATGGGTAAGGATGAGATTTTAACAACCTACCTTAACATTGCTCCTTTTGGCCGCAATCACAAAGGTCAAAATATTGCAGGTGCCCAGCAGGCTGCAGAAGGAATTTTCGGTGTTAATGCTTCAGATTTGACGATACCTCAAGCTGCCTTTATCGCAGGCTTGCCACAGAGTCCGATTAGTTATTCCCCTTATGAATCTGATGGCAGTATGAAGAGTGATGAGGATATGGCTTTGGGAATCAAGCGTGCCAAGGATGTCCTCTACAATATGTATCGGACAGGAGCTCTGAGTCAGGAAGATTACGACAAGTACAAGAATTATGACTTTAAGCAAGACTTTCTACCATCAGGTAGTGTCAACGGTACGGCGCGTGACTATCTCTACTATGCAACCTTGGCAGAAGCTACCGATCGAATGTACGACTATCTAGTTGAGAGAGATCATGTCTCTGCTCAAGAGTTAAAGAATGAGTTCATCCAGAAAGCTTATCATGACCTAGCAACCAAGGAAATTGAAAATGGTGGATATAAGATTACGACAACTATCAATAAAAATGTTCATGCTGCGATGCAAAATGCGGTTGCGACCTACGGCTACCTGCTAGATGATTCGACAGGTCAGCCTGAGGTGGGGAATGTCCTCATGGACAACCAAACGGGAGCCATCCTTGGATTTGTTGGTGGCCGTAATTACCAAGAAAATCAGAACAATCACGCTATCGATACCAAGCGTTCTCCAGCTTCAACCACTAAGCCTATACTGGCCTATGGTATCGCGATTGACCAAGGTTTGATGGGAAGTGCAAGCATCTTGTCTAACTACCCGACAAACTTTTCAAACGGCAATCCCATCATGTATGTCAATAGTCCTGGTACAGGGATGATGACCTTAGGAGAAGCCCTCAACTATTCATGGAATATCCCAGCCTACTGGACTTATCGTACGCTCCGAGAGAAGGGTGTCGATGTCAAGGGATATATGGAAAAAATGGGTTATGAAATCCCAGAATATGGTATCGAAAGTTTACCGATGGGTGGGGGGATTGATGTTACAGTTGCCCAGCATACCAACGGATATCAGACTCTGGCCAACAACGGAGTTTACCATAAGAAACATATGATTGCGAAGATTGAATCGACGACGGGACAAGTGATTTATGAGCATAAAAGTCAACCTGTCCAAGTTTATTCAAAAGCGACAGCGACCATCATGCAGAATCTGCTTCGGGAGGTGATCTCATCTCGAATTACTTCGAGCTTCCAGACCGACTTGGCTTCCATCAATCCAAGCCTAGCTCGCGCCGACTGGATTGGAAAAACTGGTACGACCAATGAAGATGAAAATATGTGGCTCATGCTTTCTACGCCACGCTTGACTCTAGGGGGCTGGTTAGGTCACGACGACAACCGACCGTTAGCTAAAGGAGCAGGTCACTACCGCAACGCCAATTATATGGCCCACTTGGTCAATGCCATTCAACAAGCCGAACCTGGCATATGGGGAAATGAGCGCTTTAGTCTAGATCCAAGCGTGACCAAGTCTCAAGTCCTCAAATCGACAGGAGAGAAACCTGGCAAGGTCACAATCAATGGCAAAGAAGTCACCGTTTCAGGTTCTACAGTAACGAGCTATTGGGCTACTAAAGAAGGGGCGCCAGTAACCACTTACCGCTTTGCCATCGGAGGGAGCGATGCCGATTATCAAAATGCTTGGAAGAGTATTTTAGGAAGTTTACCCACTCTTCCTACCCCAACTCTCCCAAGCTCAAGTAGCAGTTCGGGAACAAGCTCATCAACTCGCTCAAATCAATCAAATCGATAG
- a CDS encoding DMT family transporter: protein MNKYQKKIFKGTLYSLLSGLIWGICGILGEYFFAHYQVSSGWITSMRLLVAGSLVLVLSAFQLRTQLLDIWRDKKNYLPFLAYAILGIFSVQFFFYLCVEYSNATTATILQFISPVFILFYNRIVYKKKASITAILYVLIAMLGVFLMATKGDLSQLSMTPLALVTGLLSAVGVMFNVILPQRFARDYGFVPTVGWGMLLAGVFSNFLYPIHQITFQLDVTSLLICFTIAVFGTAFAFFLSMKAVLLVSPLVVSVVSASEPLSSALLSVLFLGMVLDGFLALAMILIIVPMVFLSIEETKER from the coding sequence ATGAATAAGTATCAAAAGAAGATTTTTAAGGGAACTCTATATTCACTGTTGTCAGGTCTAATCTGGGGGATTTGTGGTATTTTAGGAGAATATTTTTTCGCCCATTATCAGGTGTCGTCTGGCTGGATCACTTCCATGCGCTTGCTAGTGGCAGGGAGTTTGGTTTTAGTTTTATCAGCCTTTCAGTTACGCACCCAGTTATTGGATATCTGGCGGGACAAGAAAAATTATCTGCCTTTTTTAGCCTATGCTATTCTAGGTATTTTTTCTGTGCAGTTTTTCTTTTATCTCTGTGTTGAGTATTCCAATGCGACGACGGCGACCATTTTGCAATTTATCAGTCCAGTTTTTATCTTGTTTTATAATCGTATCGTCTATAAAAAGAAGGCTTCTATCACAGCCATTCTCTATGTTTTAATTGCCATGTTAGGTGTTTTTTTGATGGCCACAAAAGGAGATTTGTCCCAGTTGTCCATGACTCCCTTAGCTTTGGTCACTGGACTCCTCAGTGCTGTAGGTGTTATGTTCAACGTTATCCTGCCTCAGCGTTTTGCACGTGACTATGGTTTTGTGCCAACCGTTGGTTGGGGGATGTTGCTAGCAGGTGTTTTTAGCAATTTTCTTTATCCTATTCATCAGATTACCTTCCAACTTGATGTGACGAGCCTTTTGATTTGTTTTACTATTGCTGTGTTTGGAACGGCTTTCGCTTTTTTCCTTTCGATGAAGGCTGTGCTACTCGTCTCACCGTTAGTTGTGTCAGTTGTGAGTGCCAGTGAACCTTTATCTTCCGCATTGTTAAGTGTGCTATTTCTAGGTATGGTTTTGGATGGTTTTCTAGCTTTGGCTATGATTTTGATTATCGTTCCGATGGTTTTCTTATCAATTGAGGAAACGAAGGAAAGGTAA
- the dapD gene encoding 2,3,4,5-tetrahydropyridine-2,6-dicarboxylate N-acetyltransferase has product MTATKMNAQEIIQFIANAEKKTSVKVTFEGQLASAVPSSVVKLGNVLFGDWKDVAPLLEGLVENQDYVVEQDARNSAVPLLDKRAINARIEPGAIIRDQVEIGDNAVIMMGAVINIGAEIGAGTMIDMGAILGGRAIVGKNSHVGAGAVLAGVVEPASADPVRVGDNVLIGANAVVIEGVQIGSGSVVAAGAIVTQDVPENVVVAGVPARIIKEIDAQTQQKTALEDALRTL; this is encoded by the coding sequence ATGACTGCCACAAAAATGAATGCCCAAGAAATCATCCAATTTATCGCCAATGCGGAAAAGAAAACCAGTGTCAAAGTAACCTTTGAGGGGCAACTCGCATCTGCTGTGCCTAGCTCTGTTGTCAAACTAGGAAATGTCCTATTCGGAGACTGGAAGGATGTTGCTCCGCTTCTCGAAGGTTTAGTAGAAAATCAAGACTATGTTGTCGAGCAAGATGCTCGTAATTCTGCAGTTCCTTTGCTAGATAAACGTGCTATCAACGCTCGTATCGAGCCAGGTGCTATTATCCGTGACCAAGTTGAAATTGGTGACAATGCTGTTATCATGATGGGAGCTGTTATCAATATAGGTGCTGAAATCGGTGCAGGAACCATGATTGACATGGGTGCTATCCTTGGTGGCCGCGCTATCGTTGGGAAGAACAGCCACGTTGGTGCGGGTGCAGTTTTGGCAGGTGTGGTTGAACCAGCCAGTGCCGATCCAGTTCGTGTCGGAGACAATGTTCTTATCGGTGCCAATGCAGTGGTCATCGAAGGAGTCCAAATCGGCAGCGGTTCAGTCGTTGCGGCAGGAGCTATCGTTACCCAAGATGTCCCAGAAAATGTGGTGGTAGCAGGTGTTCCAGCTCGTATCATTAAAGAAATTGATGCCCAAACCCAACAAAAAACAGCGCTAGAGGATGCGCTTCGTACCTTGTAA
- a CDS encoding heavy metal translocating P-type ATPase — protein MSFKVLYRGYQHIRLSSSFSLTLDIQDYLRSLARDEKGIESIQFYMDQQHFTLRIKEGFSVLDNAEAFLKRIDKGKVSELMTLPVRREESAYSIVSGAAIKRVLFRSFVPYPIRYIWTCYQALGYVREAYQTLARKELTMEVLDCSAILLSLFMNQSKTASNIMFMLDLGNHLDQWSLKKTATDLEQSLLAKESDVFLVQGDTVVSIKSSDVQIGDVLVLSQGNEILFDGQVVSGLGMVNESSLTGESFPVEKRESDLVCANTVLETGELRIRVTDNQMNSRILQLIELMKKSEENKKTKQRYFIKMADKVVKYNFLGAGLTYLLTGSFSKAISFLLVDFSCALKISTPVAYLTAIKEGLNREMVIKDGDVLEKYLEVDTFLFDKTGTITTSYPIVEKVLPFGDYSEEDILRISACLEEHIYHPIANAIVKQAEIEGIEHEEMHGKLQYIASKGIKSHIDGQPVLIGNYVLMQDEQIHISSEQNALIEEYKSHYNLLFLAYQNELIGMFCIHTPLRKEAKVALEKLKAQGKKLILATGDTLVRTEELVKDLPFDQVYTDLKPDGKFELVEELQKAGHTILMVGDGLNDSAALTLSDIGVVMNESADISKQMSDILLLDNRLDFFQELDSLSSSLQILIKKNIQDTIVVNSSLIGFGLFNWLSPSNLSILHNLTTLRIVLRSLSIKNR, from the coding sequence ATGTCTTTTAAAGTGCTATATAGAGGATATCAACATATCCGACTATCATCTTCTTTTTCACTCACCTTGGATATTCAAGACTATCTTCGTTCCTTGGCGAGAGATGAGAAGGGAATTGAGTCTATTCAGTTTTACATGGATCAACAGCACTTTACCCTACGTATAAAAGAAGGCTTCTCTGTATTAGACAATGCAGAAGCCTTTTTAAAAAGAATTGATAAAGGGAAAGTTTCTGAGTTGATGACTCTTCCTGTTCGTAGAGAAGAGAGTGCCTATTCTATCGTTTCAGGTGCAGCGATTAAGCGTGTGCTTTTTCGTAGTTTTGTACCTTATCCTATTCGATATATCTGGACCTGTTACCAGGCTTTGGGTTATGTTAGAGAAGCCTATCAGACCCTAGCGCGTAAGGAACTAACGATGGAGGTCTTGGACTGTTCGGCGATTTTATTGTCTTTGTTCATGAATCAATCCAAGACTGCCAGCAACATCATGTTTATGCTTGATTTGGGGAATCATTTAGATCAGTGGTCCTTGAAAAAAACTGCAACAGATTTAGAACAAAGCCTTCTTGCAAAAGAAAGCGATGTATTCTTGGTACAGGGTGATACGGTCGTTAGTATCAAGAGTTCCGATGTTCAAATAGGAGATGTCTTGGTCCTATCTCAAGGAAATGAAATTCTGTTTGATGGACAAGTAGTTTCAGGTTTAGGTATGGTCAACGAAAGTTCCTTGACGGGAGAGAGTTTTCCAGTTGAAAAAAGAGAGTCTGATTTGGTTTGTGCAAACACAGTCTTGGAGACTGGGGAGCTACGCATTCGTGTAACCGATAATCAGATGAACAGCCGTATTTTACAGCTGATTGAGTTGATGAAGAAATCTGAAGAAAATAAGAAAACGAAACAACGCTATTTCATCAAGATGGCGGACAAGGTCGTCAAATATAATTTCTTGGGGGCTGGTCTGACTTACCTATTAACGGGCTCTTTTTCTAAGGCTATTTCATTCCTATTGGTCGATTTCTCCTGCGCTTTGAAAATCTCTACTCCTGTAGCTTATTTGACAGCTATCAAAGAGGGGTTGAACCGTGAAATGGTGATTAAGGATGGAGATGTTCTAGAGAAATATCTGGAAGTTGATACTTTCTTGTTTGATAAGACAGGAACAATCACAACTAGCTATCCTATAGTTGAAAAGGTGTTACCTTTTGGGGATTATAGCGAGGAAGATATTCTCAGAATCAGTGCCTGTCTTGAGGAACACATTTATCATCCTATTGCTAATGCCATTGTCAAGCAAGCTGAGATAGAGGGGATTGAACATGAGGAAATGCATGGGAAACTCCAATATATTGCAAGCAAGGGAATTAAGTCCCATATTGATGGGCAACCAGTTCTTATTGGAAATTATGTCTTGATGCAGGATGAGCAGATTCATATCAGTTCGGAGCAAAATGCTTTAATTGAAGAGTACAAGAGTCACTACAATCTCTTATTCTTAGCTTATCAGAATGAATTGATTGGAATGTTCTGCATTCATACTCCTTTGAGAAAAGAAGCAAAAGTAGCCTTGGAGAAACTTAAGGCACAAGGGAAAAAATTGATTCTGGCCACAGGGGACACCCTGGTTAGGACAGAGGAATTAGTAAAAGATTTGCCGTTTGATCAGGTCTATACAGACTTGAAACCTGATGGGAAATTTGAGTTAGTAGAGGAACTGCAGAAAGCAGGTCATACTATTTTGATGGTTGGAGATGGGTTGAATGACTCAGCGGCTCTAACCCTATCAGATATCGGTGTGGTGATGAATGAGAGCGCAGATATTTCTAAGCAGATGAGTGATATCTTATTGTTAGATAATCGCTTGGATTTCTTCCAAGAGTTGGATTCGCTATCATCATCTTTGCAAATACTCATCAAGAAGAATATTCAAGATACCATTGTCGTAAATAGTAGTTTGATTGGCTTTGGCTTATTTAATTGGCTCAGTCCTTCAAATCTCTCTATCTTACATAATCTAACAACCTTGCGCATTGTCTTGCGTAGTCTGTCTATTAAAAATAGATAG
- a CDS encoding N-acetyldiaminopimelate deacetylase, producing MLDLIQTRRDLHQIPEIGLEEFKTQAYLLDVIKKLTTGKDFVQVRTWRTGILVYLQGSQPERIIGWRTDIDGLPIVEQTGLPFASQHQGRMHACGHDFHMTIALGCLERALEEQPKNNLLFLFQPAEENEAGGMLMYEDGAFGDWLPDQFYGLHVRPDLKVGQIATNTHTLFAGTCEVKIRFKGKGGHAAFPHEANDALVAASYFVTQVQSVVSRNVNPIEGAVVTFGLFQAGTTNNVITDTAFLHGTIRALTQEMSLLVQKRVKTVAEGVAAAFDMKVEVELKQGGYLPVENHPALARELMDFFEEKEGIELIDIEPAMTGEDFGYLLSKVDGVMFWLGIDSPYALHHPQMSPKEEALAIGVDAVSSFLKKKAAE from the coding sequence ATGTTAGATTTGATTCAGACTAGACGAGATTTGCACCAGATTCCAGAGATTGGCTTGGAGGAATTCAAGACTCAGGCTTATTTGTTGGATGTGATTAAAAAATTGACTACGGGCAAGGACTTTGTTCAAGTTCGTACTTGGCGGACAGGAATTTTGGTCTACCTGCAGGGAAGTCAGCCGGAGCGAATCATTGGTTGGCGAACAGACATTGACGGTCTGCCTATCGTCGAACAAACAGGACTGCCTTTCGCCTCTCAACACCAAGGTCGTATGCATGCTTGTGGCCATGATTTTCATATGACCATTGCCTTGGGCTGTCTAGAACGCGCCCTTGAGGAACAACCTAAGAATAATCTGCTCTTCCTATTTCAGCCTGCTGAAGAAAATGAAGCTGGTGGTATGCTCATGTATGAGGATGGTGCTTTTGGGGACTGGCTACCAGACCAATTTTATGGTCTCCATGTTCGTCCAGATTTGAAGGTCGGTCAGATTGCGACCAATACCCATACGCTCTTTGCAGGGACTTGTGAGGTGAAGATTCGTTTTAAAGGAAAAGGCGGGCACGCAGCCTTCCCGCATGAGGCCAATGATGCCTTGGTGGCTGCTAGTTACTTTGTGACCCAAGTGCAGTCAGTTGTTAGCCGCAATGTCAACCCAATCGAGGGAGCGGTGGTGACCTTTGGCCTTTTCCAAGCTGGAACAACCAACAATGTCATTACAGACACAGCATTTTTACACGGAACCATTCGCGCCTTGACTCAGGAAATGAGCCTCTTGGTACAAAAAAGAGTCAAGACAGTCGCAGAAGGGGTTGCAGCAGCCTTTGATATGAAAGTCGAAGTAGAACTCAAGCAAGGAGGCTACCTACCTGTGGAGAACCATCCTGCATTGGCGCGTGAACTGATGGACTTCTTTGAAGAAAAAGAGGGAATTGAGTTGATTGATATCGAGCCTGCTATGACAGGTGAAGACTTTGGTTATCTCCTTTCGAAGGTTGATGGCGTTATGTTCTGGCTGGGTATCGATAGTCCCTACGCCCTTCATCACCCTCAGATGAGCCCTAAGGAAGAGGCCTTAGCTATTGGGGTTGATGCGGTCTCTAGTTTCCTGAAAAAGAAGGCGGCAGAGTAG
- a CDS encoding rhomboid family intramembrane serine protease, which produces MKEIFDKRYPVTSFFLLVTALVFLLMLITTGINFDQAKTLFQFGAMYGPIIRLFPEQIWRLFSAIFVHIGWEHFIVNMISLYFLGRQVEEIFGSKQFFLLYLLSGMMGNLFVFAFTPKVLAAGASTSLYGLFAAIIVLRYATRSPYIQQLGQSYLTLFVINIIGSVLIPGISLAGHIGGAVGGAFLAVIFPVRWERRMYSTSQRIGATVLFIALAVFLCYKGMSYV; this is translated from the coding sequence ATGAAGGAAATCTTTGATAAACGCTACCCTGTGACTAGTTTTTTCCTCCTAGTGACAGCTTTGGTATTTCTCTTGATGCTGATTACTACGGGTATCAACTTTGATCAGGCAAAAACTCTTTTTCAGTTTGGAGCTATGTATGGACCGATCATTCGCTTGTTCCCTGAGCAGATTTGGCGTCTTTTTTCAGCTATCTTTGTACATATCGGTTGGGAGCATTTCATTGTCAATATGATTTCACTCTACTTTCTTGGACGACAAGTGGAGGAGATTTTCGGCTCTAAGCAATTTTTCCTTCTATATCTCTTATCAGGAATGATGGGCAATCTCTTTGTTTTTGCTTTCACACCGAAAGTCCTAGCAGCAGGTGCCTCCACTTCTCTCTATGGATTATTTGCTGCGATTATCGTTTTGCGCTATGCGACTCGCAGCCCCTATATCCAGCAGTTAGGGCAATCCTATCTGACGCTTTTCGTTATAAATATCATTGGAAGTGTTCTGATTCCAGGAATCAGCCTAGCAGGGCATATTGGTGGCGCAGTAGGCGGTGCTTTTCTAGCAGTCATCTTCCCAGTCAGATGGGAGAGAAGGATGTACAGTACCAGCCAGCGAATCGGAGCAACCGTACTTTTTATCGCACTAGCCGTTTTCCTATGCTATAAGGGAATGAGCTATGTGTAG
- the tyrS gene encoding tyrosine--tRNA ligase, with translation MHIFDELKERGLIFQTTDEEALRKALEEGQVSYYTGYDPTADSLHLGHLVAILTSRRLQLAGHKPYALVGGATGLIGDPSFKDAERSLQTKDTVEGWVKSIQGQLSRFLDFENGENKAVMVNNYDWFGSISFIDFLRDIGKYFTVNYMMSKESVKKRIETGISYTEFAYQIMQGYDFFVLNQEHNVTLQIGGSDQWGNMTAGTELLRRKADKTGHVITVPLITDATGKKFGKSEGNAVWLNPEKTSPYEMYQFWMNVMDADAVRFLKIFTFLSLDEIEDIRKQFEAAPHERLAQKVLAREVVTLVHGEEAYKEALNITEQLFAGNIKNLSVKELKQGLRGVPNYQVQADENHNIVELLVSSGVVNSKRQAREDVQNGAIYVNGDRIQDLDYVLTDADKLENELTVIRRGKKKYFVLTY, from the coding sequence ATGCACATTTTTGATGAGCTAAAAGAGCGTGGTTTGATCTTTCAAACGACTGATGAAGAAGCTTTGCGCAAAGCCCTAGAAGAAGGTCAAGTTTCTTATTATACTGGCTACGATCCAACTGCTGACAGCCTTCACCTAGGTCACCTTGTCGCAATCTTGACAAGTCGTCGTTTGCAACTAGCAGGTCACAAACCTTATGCGCTCGTTGGCGGTGCTACAGGTCTCATCGGAGATCCGTCCTTCAAAGATGCTGAACGTAGTCTCCAAACAAAAGACACAGTAGAGGGCTGGGTCAAGTCTATCCAAGGACAACTTTCTCGTTTTCTTGATTTTGAAAATGGGGAAAATAAAGCTGTCATGGTCAACAACTACGACTGGTTTGGCAGCATCAGCTTCATTGACTTCCTCCGTGATATCGGAAAATACTTCACTGTCAACTACATGATGAGTAAGGAGTCTGTGAAAAAACGGATTGAAACAGGAATTTCTTACACTGAGTTTGCCTACCAAATCATGCAAGGTTATGACTTCTTTGTCCTTAACCAAGAGCACAACGTAACGCTACAAATCGGTGGTTCTGACCAGTGGGGAAATATGACCGCAGGTACCGAATTGCTTCGCCGTAAGGCTGATAAGACTGGCCACGTGATCACAGTGCCACTCATTACAGACGCAACTGGTAAGAAATTTGGTAAATCAGAAGGAAACGCAGTCTGGCTCAATCCTGAAAAGACTTCCCCATACGAAATGTACCAATTCTGGATGAACGTCATGGATGCTGACGCCGTTCGCTTCTTGAAAATCTTTACTTTCTTGTCACTGGATGAGATCGAAGACATCCGTAAACAGTTTGAAGCGGCGCCACACGAACGCTTGGCTCAGAAAGTCTTGGCTCGTGAAGTCGTCACACTTGTTCACGGAGAAGAAGCCTACAAAGAAGCCCTCAACATCACTGAGCAACTCTTTGCAGGAAACATCAAAAACCTTTCTGTTAAAGAACTCAAACAAGGACTTCGTGGAGTGCCAAACTACCAAGTTCAAGCAGATGAAAACCACAATATCGTAGAACTTCTCGTGTCATCTGGTGTAGTTAACTCAAAACGCCAAGCCCGTGAAGACGTTCAAAACGGTGCTATCTACGTAAATGGTGACCGTATCCAAGACCTTGACTATGTCTTGACTGACGCAGATAAGTTAGAAAACGAACTAACTGTTATCCGTCGCGGGAAGAAAAAATACTTCGTATTGACTTACTAA